In Brassica napus cultivar Da-Ae chromosome A3, Da-Ae, whole genome shotgun sequence, the sequence tatattttttaacatactAATCTCTTAAATGTCGTCCTTTCCAACAGAGGAATACAGTGAAAagatttattcatttatttcaGAGTTCTAAGAAAAATACAGAAGTGAATTGGTCTTCCGACCTAACTAGATAAGCTACGCCGAATGTACTCTAATGTTGTTTATTACCTCTTAAGCAAAAGTCGCTTTGGCCGAGTGGTTAAGGCGTGTGCCTGCTAAGTACATGGGGTTTCCCCGCGAGAGTTCGAATCTCTCAGGCGACGAATGTATTTTTCCACGAAAACTTTTTAGAATAATTAAGAAGCCCAATTATTCTTGTATTAAGCCCAAAAGCAAGCAATCGTCTCAAAACTCTTTTCCATCCcctctcttcatcttctccacacACATCTCTCAGATTCTCTCTACTCCTTCAGCTTTTCATAAAGTTTCCACCTTTACGGCAACAATGGGCGTCAAAAGCTTCGTGGAAGGTGGAGGATCGCCTCTGTAGCCGCCGGCTGCTCAAACTCACTCTCTCGATCTCATCAAAGTTCGCATTCAGCTCTATGGCGAAGCTTCCTCCACCGTCACTCTCCTCCGCCCTTTTCCCTCGGCGTCAATCTCGTCAAAACGGAAGGCGCCGCCGCGCTGTTCTCCGGCGTCTCCGCCACACTTCTCCGGCAGACGCTTTACTCCACCACAAGGATGGGTCTTTACGAGGTGCTGAAGAACAAATGGTAAAGTTAGTGGAGAGCGGCGTGATGAGAGATGGGCTGGGGACTCACGCGGTGTAGGCAAGGGCCTTTCACTGTTGTGCTCTTTGTTACGTTGGAGCAAGTCAAGAAGCTGCTTCGTTATTTTTGATCAATTCCTTTTTATTCTTTAAGATGATTACTAGCATTGATAAGAATGATTACTTATATTGGTTTATTCCTTTTTGTTCAAGCATTGTTGTTTTCATACAGTTCAACTTTTTGTTTCTATACTGATGTCAATGTCACTACCAAGACAATATAACAAGCAAACAGTCAAAAAAACACGAACAAAAAGTGTAGTTTATTTGGTCTTTGAAGCAAAGAGAAGAATGAATAAGGCATATAAATGGAACTGGAGTTAAATGGTAGCTGTACATGTGGGGAAGTTGGGGTTAAAAGCAGCTCTTATAAAGAGATCATCATCTGGACAAGGTCCTAGGTGTAGTGCTGGGTTGGTTTCCTCCTTTGCCTCTGTcccctccgttgtctgatcttcCTCTGTCAAGAACATGCGGGCTTTGGAGTTTGCTGCTCTCTGAATCCTGGTTCTGGTTCGACTTCGACCCTGTTTCTCTTTCAGTTTCCTTCACACTTTGGTTTTGCTCCGAGGATGGACTGGGTTGCCCTGAGCCTTTTCCTTTATCCATGTTTGAGAGTTCGTTGGCGATCTGACTCCGTCTCTCCTTGAGGAAGTTGAGCCGCATTGTCAATTTAGAAAGTGCagaagttgttgttgttgtgtttccctgtttgttttttttagtaCTCAGCTCCTAGTTTTTGAACGTTATTTGGTTATAATCTAATGGTATGTTTGTGTTGTTGTTACTTACCTCTCCCTTTGTGCCAGACCTCTTAGACATGCCCGCAAGCTTTGAGGTTTGTTGCGAGCTTTTGCTCCGTGGATCTTGTATCTTCTCTATCTCATTTTCTCTTGCAGACCCTTGCCCATCCTGTAAAACGTTACCAGAGGCTGCTTCGGTatccttttgtttctctttcctGTGACAGAGTTTAAATAAGACTATTATTAATTAGCTTTgataatgatttaaagcaaagGTAGTAAGTAAGATTAAATGTGAAACTTGTTGGTGAATCCTTACATCTTTGCATTGTGCTCTGGACTTCTCCTAGATTCTCTACTGCCACCATGCGGTGAACCAGAGCCTTTAACGTCTTGCTGACCAAGCCTATTCTCAAGATCATCAACCTTATGTTCCAAGTTGACAATATCAGCCTCCGCCTGAGCTACTTCTTGCAGATCTTTCTTCAACtatgaaacaaaaacatatgTTTCAAGTTGAATATGTAATGTTAACACAGGCAGAAAATGAAGGAGAGCAACCTTTTCATCGGTTGTTTCTGGAATAGTTTGATTCCCTTTGGACATGTTAAGTCCTGATTCAAGAGCTGACTTCCTGTCTATCTCTTGCTGCAACTGTTCTTGTAGTCTTTCCACCTTAGAGAAAGAAGGTAAAGCACATTCATATAACTCAAACAACTTGTAGTAtataagctaggatatggtttTGTTATAAGCTTACATCATTCTCTAGAGCTTGGCGCCTCACGTACAAGGCCTTCTTCCGTCGCTCCAAACTAGCCTGTAGAACTGCATTGTTCTTAACCTGTTCCAGGAAATAGAAAGGTTGTTACAGGTCACAGACTCGTTACAAGTCACCAAGCAATAATAACTCAAATGGGCTTATCCTGACTTCATCTGCAATTCTGTTTTGTAGCTCTGATTTGGTTGATTCAAGTCTTTCAATGTCAGCACTGCAGAATATAAACATTGTCAGTTCTAAGTATCCATGTAGAGTTAGTAGACCACAATCATTTACAGAATCTATTTTAGTTCCAAACAAGTATAAAGTTCTAACAAGCTCTCCTTTTGAGTTATTGATCTAAACAAAGATGTTAGTCACTAGTAGAGATGATAATGATACTTACTCGTCCTCGTCTACCTCCAGTGTGAAATCAATAGATTCCATAGAAAGGTTCTTCCTCCCCTGAGCACATAAAAGACCAAAGTGCTACTAAACGTGTGGATCCCTTAGGCACTTGGGGATTataggaagaagaaaaaagaaacttacATGGGCACGGCCCCAGAGCCTTTTACTTCCTCCTGGTGCACTTGATAATGTAGTTGATGAGTTCTTATCCTCAGCTTTTGAGACCCCTAACACAGCCTTTACCTGTGCACTATCAGAACCTTTAACCAAAACATTCTCATCCTTTCTTGCATGCTCATGCCGTGGTAGTGAAGACCGTTTAGAGCTGGATAAGAGCTTCTTAGGAACTTTGGGCTGCGTACTTCCTTTTGGGGTGGATTCAGAGCTTGTAATTTCAGTTATCTGCAACATGaacaaaagtaaatgtctaataTTCTTGCAAACACAGTCGCCAAGTAAAGATGGCGTGAGAGCCAAGGAAACTAGATTAGTTATTGAGACCTGAATAGAGGGCCGTGCTTTATGGTCATGGGGAGTTTCGGCTGAGGCTTCACTCTCACTGTATGATCTATCAGATTCATTTTCAAAACCCTCTTCCTCATCTGTGTAGTCATCAGATCCCTGTGTGCCGTCATAGTCTTCATCATCATAGTCTCCATCATCTGTTCCCTCCTCCGTTTCACTACCACTCTCTTCTGAGTCAGAGTACAAACCAGCTGACAAGGAACCTTCCTGCAGCCATAGACCATATATGTAGTTAGGTGTCAGTGTCTGAATATAATAAGCACACTggtatataaactaaaatggtCCTTTTAAAGAGAGGATTACTATGCAGAATGGTAACTTCTCATCAATTATGGCCATGTGACAAAGGAGTGGTTTAAACATAGAGAGTCAAGTAGAATCTTACTCCAAAAATGCTGTCATACTCTTCTAACAATGTGATCACTATAGCCTGAGCATGATTGGCTGCAGCAGCTGCTTGCAGAAGTTGCATAGAACCATCACCGCCCACATCAAAATCATTTTCAATGTTACAGTCCCCAGCCAGAAGAGGTCGAAGTAGTAATGGTGCCATACAAGCTGCAACAGCGTTGGTGTTCATCCGGTTCACATTTTTGTTAGAGGCCACTAGCTGCATCATCATCAGGATTCTTGCAAGAGGaattaaaaagtttttattggATTCAGTCACTGGTGGTTTTTCACATAAACAAGGTTCATCTTTAAACTTTCATTAAGCTAAATTTGAAAATAGATGAGAGACTACCTTTGTAATAGGCGTCTATTTGGTTCAGGGAATGATTCACATATTGCTTCACGCATAGCATTGACTCTATTTCCACGGAGAGTACCTGATGATGTTATGCGTTAGATAACTAGGAATGATTCAAGATGTCTCAATGATAAAACTTACGGCAAGCTTCCAGAAGGGCGTTGCAGCAAGATGCAGGCACTGGAGAGGAAGGCAACTCTCTGAGAAAATACTGCAAAAATCGTTGATGCTATTAGAGATATTTAAGAGCCAGAAAAGACTATAACTCAGCATTGTAGTGACTAGTGGTAGGTACCTTAAGACAATCAGCAATAACATGAGCATCCTCTGTTGGAGAGAACTCGTTTTTCCCTGAACCAAAGTGACTACATATTAAATACTAATTCACAATGCAGTAaatcaagaaaaatataaactcaAACCTTGCTCATATTCACGAATCCGATGTTCAACATCATCAACATCAGCGGCTTGTCTCAAGATTCCTTCTGTATTGACTCCTGCAAGATTAAAGTATTTCCTTTAATGATCACTGTGACTAAAAGATAAAAGGAGTTAAGCAATATGAAAGCATGCATGAAACTAATTAATACCATGATCTTCAACAAATCTAAGTGCCTTTTCCAAGAAAGATGGAGTTCCATCAACATCTTCTAGAGCAAGTAATACTGGTCTTCCAAGTACGGTTGGTCTTGCTGGTGCCTCATCTCCTgtaaaaaatatgaagaaaatatATCATTGGATGTCACCGGTTATCTAAACTATGCCCTCAAAACAGATCATGTTACTATACATGAGTGTTTTAAGGACTAAAAACCATTGAAATTGTTGACAAACATACTATGTTCATCAACACCGGCAGGGGCATCTGATTGATCATTCCTGAAGATACCATTTTGACCCATAACATGAGAAGCACTAGGTGCTTGTGTCAAAGCGTGTTCTAGAGCAGCTTTCCACTCGTGTAGGTCCTCCATAGTGTCAGCCTGCAAGAaaagaatcaaatcaaaaaaATGAGATGGACGCAACTGATAGTAGCAAGGTTAAGGAGATAGTAAacagaaaaggaaagaagagtTTTGAAGGAACCTTGAGTGTAAAGGCACGTCCATCACGACCATCAGGGAAGAGAACAGTCAACAGCTTTTTATCTGCCTTAACAACCACgctaaacaaaaataaagtcCAAAGTTATATGATGCTAGTAACACCGAACCAGATATTTACATAATACATCAGTTAAAATACTATATAGTAGTAAGAAAACAAGTGATGATTCAAGACAATAAAGCTAACCTGCCTGAACTGTTGAGATCAATTCCCCCAAGGGTTAAATTGACCTCACCTCCTCTCTGTTGGACTGCGctctgtaaaaataaaaataaaacagaaacctACTGAGATACCCATACTCTGTCCCTTTGAGCCCTACCCTAATTTCCGTGTGAGTCAAGTTAagaaagacaaacaaaaaacatttggCAGAACCCTTCATCATCAGAATATGAAAGTTTTACCGGGTCACTTCGAAAGAAAACCAGTGAAGTACGAGTCAAGATAAACCATCTTTTCTTCCAAGATGTCCACCCAAGCCCTGTGTTTAAGTAAACCTTATGAAACTTATGAaccaaataaatacaaaatttgcaGTATAGTTAGCTTAGCACCAATCAAGAACCCTCAAGAAAACTACTCCTAAACTCCTGCTTTTGTAAACAATCGAAGTAGCATAGGTTTGAAAATGAAACGGAAGGAGATGATATTATAGCCTCCACAGTAAGCACAGCATGTATAACCCACCTCACATGATGTAACAGTTATCCCCAGCCGAAACTGGAAACGCTGCACCTTTCTATAAAATAACTCTCATCATAGAATTgtaacacacacacaaaaaaggAAAGGCTATATGAAGAAAGAATCTCAGTATCCTCAGAAGTAACCAAACCTTTTGAGGATATATATAGCGGTCCACTCTTGAATACCTACAAAAGTAAATACCAGTACCACATTAAGAAAATCACTGAGATAtctaacataaaaaaatatactagtAACAGTAAGGATTGTTTCTTTTCGTTTGCCTTTACATTATTGTGTGTTTACATGAAAAAGTGTAGATTTCAATCCACATGATATGATTATTATATGAATGCTCAAATGTAAGAAAGTAATATTACCGTGTTGCCACCACGGGAACGAGGGTCTGCGTTTCCAGACTGTCCAGGAGGAAAAACACAAGTATTGATCAATATGAGAAACATTGAGCATCTTTAGAAGGAGGAATATTAGGTTTGATCGGATATGAATAATGAAAATCAgaaaaatgagagagagagacagacaTGATGTTCCGGGTCTTGTTCATTAGCATTCTGTTGTTGTGGCTGGAATTGAGGAGgctgtgaagaagaagattctCCGTTTCTGTTAGCCATAGTTTTGATATAACGCGAGTGGTCACACCATTGAAATGCAGCACTAAggccaaggaaaaaaaaaagaaaataatgaagatgatgataatagcCGATCTCAGATCATAAGAAGCATGAATTCAATAAACAAAACCTTGATTTTTGATCTGGAGAATGAAAGatgataataataattgttAAATTTTCTTAAGggttaggagagagagagagagagttggatTTGATGAGTTCAACGGTGTTTTGAGAGAGAAGAGGTGAAGCGAAAATGTTGGGCGTAAACCGAGGAAGTCTTTTGTTTCATCATTCATTGGGCAGTTGTACACGCCCTCCCTTCTTGGAGGGAAAACATTTCTCATTCTTCTATCTTTTgacctcttctcttctccaaccatTTCTCtcataaaaatacacatatgTCCACTCTTATAATTTACTCTCTAACCTAGTCTTTATATCAATTACTACATTTTATTAAGTAAGTTTGGGataataattatttgattttgtaatcaGAGCAAAAGGAATAGAAATGACAACCGTAATACACCCTTGCATTGGTGTATCGTGCCGACCACGACCATCCACCACTCTCTCTTTTTACTTTGTGTTAATGGTGACACCTTTGactatcccctatatattatttgagaaacattgcaacattttttgtagccacgtgtcatcactagaatgattcttagaatctttagagaaataagttggtccatctaaatatataataagctttttattaaaccacaataaatacattattaatgtgcttcattatttccttaaataagattacggaattgcctaatgtggctaaagtatatatgataattaatgattttgaataataaagatttgataaaaataagtgtgtattataattatatttgtttaattttaagctaataaaataaattaaacaa encodes:
- the LOC106440792 gene encoding rho GTPase-activating protein REN1-like, whose translation is MANRNGESSSSQPPQFQPQQQNANEQDPEHHSGNADPRSRGGNTVFKSGPLYISSKGLGWTSWKKRWFILTRTSLVFFRSDPSAVQQRGGEVNLTLGGIDLNSSGSVVVKADKKLLTVLFPDGRDGRAFTLKADTMEDLHEWKAALEHALTQAPSASHVMGQNGIFRNDQSDAPAGVDEHRDEAPARPTVLGRPVLLALEDVDGTPSFLEKALRFVEDHGVNTEGILRQAADVDDVEHRIREYEQGKNEFSPTEDAHVIADCLKYFLRELPSSPVPASCCNALLEACRTLRGNRVNAMREAICESFPEPNRRLLQRILMMMQLVASNKNVNRMNTNAVAACMAPLLLRPLLAGDCNIENDFDVGGDGSMQLLQAAAAANHAQAIVITLLEEYDSIFGEGSLSAGLYSDSEESGSETEEGTDDGDYDDEDYDGTQGSDDYTDEEEGFENESDRSYSESEASAETPHDHKARPSIQITEITSSESTPKGSTQPKVPKKLLSSSKRSSLPRHEHARKDENVLVKGSDSAQVKAVLGVSKAEDKNSSTTLSSAPGGSKRLWGRAHGRKNLSMESIDFTLEVDEDDADIERLESTKSELQNRIADEVKNNAVLQASLERRKKALYVRRQALENDVERLQEQLQQEIDRKSALESGLNMSKGNQTIPETTDEKLKKDLQEVAQAEADIVNLEHKVDDLENRLGQQDVKGSGSPHGGSRESRRSPEHNAKMKEKQKDTEAASGNVLQDGQGSARENEIEKIQDPRSKSSQQTSKLAGMSKRSGTKGEGNTTTTTSALSKLTMRLNFLKERRSQIANELSNMDKGKGSGQPSPSSEQNQSVKETERETGSKSNQNQDSESSKLQSPHVLDRGRSDNGGDRGKGGNQPSTTPRTLSR